Proteins from a genomic interval of Paenibacillus sp. RC334:
- a CDS encoding LUD domain-containing protein translates to MSEQNRPSAQAKAAHEAWLHQMEGESRAKQVRFMDSIATKLKRPRQTERPVQPFRGAPAFWHEFEWSAEQRIEEFTANFTSVGGHVVRLPDLEQTADWIARKARELGAAYIVRQNEPDLDALQLEAALPEVRLSVWNTDPVEDWKARAAEADIGIVIADEAAAYTGSVAVLSSPEKGRAVSLLPTVLIILLPLERLRTRLGEILGRFDEVGREQLPAGIHFITGPSRSSDIENDLTIGVHGPGIVYTLLIG, encoded by the coding sequence ATGAGTGAACAGAATAGACCTTCTGCGCAAGCAAAGGCGGCCCATGAAGCGTGGCTCCATCAAATGGAAGGCGAATCCCGCGCCAAGCAGGTGCGCTTTATGGATAGCATTGCAACGAAGCTCAAGCGTCCGCGACAGACGGAGCGGCCCGTGCAGCCGTTTCGCGGCGCACCTGCATTTTGGCACGAATTCGAATGGAGCGCGGAGCAGCGCATCGAAGAGTTCACCGCCAACTTTACAAGTGTTGGCGGGCATGTCGTGCGTCTGCCGGATCTGGAGCAGACGGCAGACTGGATCGCGCGCAAGGCGCGTGAGCTGGGAGCGGCCTATATCGTCCGGCAGAATGAGCCGGACTTGGATGCGCTCCAGCTGGAAGCGGCGCTGCCGGAAGTCCGTCTATCGGTGTGGAACACCGATCCAGTCGAGGACTGGAAGGCCCGCGCCGCCGAGGCGGATATCGGCATCGTCATTGCCGATGAGGCCGCCGCCTACACCGGATCGGTGGCGGTGCTGTCCTCACCGGAGAAGGGCCGCGCGGTCAGTCTGCTGCCAACCGTGCTGATCATTCTCCTTCCACTGGAGCGTCTGCGGACGCGGCTGGGCGAGATTTTAGGCCGCTTTGACGAAGTAGGACGTGAGCAACTGCCCGCAGGGATTCATTTTATTACCGGACCCAGCCGCTCGTCGGATATTGAAAATGATCTGACCATCGGTGTACACGGACCCGGAATCGTTTATACGTTGTTAATAGGCTAG
- a CDS encoding LacI family DNA-binding transcriptional regulator, with protein sequence MHNIKRIAEIAGVSTSTVSRVLNHHPYVSEATRTRVMEVIRELDYIPNINAVQLKVGRTKVIGIMTPTINNYYMQIIKGVSNAGKEQDYQVLIYQTEEKRDLESAALELLRQKKVDGLVILRRMLDWSAVRRYTQYGPIVTCEPLKNKEISSIYLDHYEGFRIGLEHLAELGFEKIACTVGRKNSVNSQRRLQAYYDLLAARKLPVNEEWLLSGIHTVQDGMRAFAKLESLRERPHAIMTTNDFVACGIISAARSKGWNVPEDLAVVGFEADESQVADAMGLTNITNPLQRIGQEMFRTLYQQLNGQPLEPASLAFELKVRQSTC encoded by the coding sequence ATGCATAATATAAAAAGAATTGCTGAAATTGCGGGGGTATCGACAAGTACCGTGTCTCGGGTGCTTAATCATCATCCTTATGTCAGTGAAGCTACGCGCACCAGGGTGATGGAAGTCATTCGGGAACTGGATTATATTCCGAATATTAATGCGGTGCAGTTGAAAGTAGGCCGTACCAAGGTTATCGGGATCATGACCCCAACGATTAATAATTATTACATGCAAATCATCAAGGGAGTATCCAATGCGGGTAAAGAGCAGGATTATCAAGTTCTCATCTACCAGACGGAGGAAAAGCGGGATTTGGAGAGCGCGGCGTTAGAGCTATTGAGGCAGAAAAAAGTGGACGGACTCGTCATTTTACGGCGTATGCTGGACTGGTCTGCTGTGAGGCGTTATACCCAATATGGGCCGATTGTGACCTGTGAGCCATTAAAAAATAAAGAGATTTCATCCATTTATCTCGATCATTATGAAGGATTTCGGATTGGATTAGAGCATTTGGCCGAGCTGGGATTTGAAAAAATCGCCTGCACCGTAGGCAGAAAAAACAGCGTAAACAGCCAAAGAAGACTCCAGGCCTATTATGACCTGCTCGCGGCAAGGAAGCTGCCAGTGAATGAGGAATGGTTGCTCAGCGGTATCCATACGGTACAGGACGGAATGCGGGCGTTCGCCAAGCTGGAGTCATTAAGAGAACGTCCCCATGCCATCATGACAACCAATGATTTTGTGGCATGCGGTATTATCTCAGCCGCCCGCAGTAAGGGCTGGAATGTTCCAGAGGATTTGGCAGTGGTCGGCTTTGAAGCCGACGAAAGTCAGGTAGCCGACGCCATGGGACTGACCAATATTACGAACCCGTTGCAGCGAATCGGACAGGAAATGTTCCGTACATTATATCAGCAATTGAACGGGCAGCCTTTGGAGCCAGCCTCCCTTGCTTTTGAATTGAAGGTTCGCCAGTCTACCTGCTAA
- a CDS encoding glycoside hydrolase family 1 protein, translating to MEQAKGFPKDFLWGGAAAAMQIEGAYNVDGRGLSISDVFTFDPTLDKKHWLDQWHMMTHAQVNEALDPNSTKNYPKRRGNDFYHRYEEDINLLAEMGFKCFRTSISWTRIFPNGDETEPNEKGLQFYDKVFDALLAKGIEPVISLTHYDMPLYLVTEYGGWKNRKLIEFFVRFAETVFTRYKNKVKYWITFNEMNCVKHHPFVSAGIIEENHPNLEQDKYQSAHHQFIASALAVKACHEIIPNSQIGCMISYLLLYPNTCNPDDVLECQKEERVSFFFSDVQARGYYPSYTARMFKEKGVVLHKEPGDDEILRDNLVDFVSLSYYMSNNASATADQHAKASGNLIGGVKNPYLEQSEWGWQIDPKGLRYALNNLYDRYQKPLFISENGVGATDQMSPDGTINDDYRIDYLKKHIEQMREAIEDGVDLFGYTAWGPIDMISASTSQASKRYGFVYVDQDDLGNGTLNRYKKKSFDWYKKVIESGGEVL from the coding sequence ATGGAACAGGCAAAAGGTTTTCCCAAGGACTTTCTATGGGGCGGGGCAGCCGCTGCCATGCAGATTGAAGGGGCTTACAACGTAGATGGAAGGGGGCTCTCGATTTCTGATGTATTTACCTTTGATCCAACACTCGACAAAAAGCATTGGCTGGATCAGTGGCATATGATGACCCATGCCCAAGTCAATGAAGCATTGGACCCAAACAGCACCAAAAATTATCCCAAACGTCGGGGAAATGATTTCTACCACCGTTATGAAGAAGATATTAATCTGCTGGCCGAGATGGGTTTTAAATGCTTCCGCACTTCCATTTCCTGGACACGTATTTTCCCGAATGGCGACGAGACAGAACCCAATGAGAAAGGGCTGCAATTCTATGACAAGGTTTTTGATGCCCTGCTGGCCAAAGGAATTGAACCTGTCATCTCGCTTACCCATTACGATATGCCTTTGTATCTTGTCACCGAATATGGTGGCTGGAAAAACCGGAAACTGATTGAATTTTTCGTCCGTTTTGCCGAGACTGTATTTACCCGTTACAAGAATAAAGTGAAATACTGGATTACGTTTAACGAAATGAACTGTGTCAAACATCATCCGTTTGTTAGCGCCGGGATCATTGAAGAAAATCACCCGAATCTGGAGCAGGACAAGTATCAATCTGCCCATCACCAGTTTATAGCCAGCGCGCTGGCAGTCAAAGCCTGTCATGAGATTATACCAAACTCCCAGATTGGGTGCATGATCAGCTATCTGTTGCTTTATCCGAATACCTGCAATCCGGATGATGTGCTTGAATGCCAAAAGGAAGAACGAGTATCCTTCTTTTTTAGTGATGTACAAGCCAGGGGGTATTATCCGTCCTATACCGCACGCATGTTCAAGGAAAAAGGCGTTGTCCTGCATAAAGAACCCGGCGATGATGAAATCCTGCGCGATAATCTCGTGGACTTCGTATCCCTGAGCTACTATATGTCCAACAATGCCAGCGCCACTGCCGACCAGCATGCCAAAGCAAGCGGAAATCTAATTGGCGGCGTGAAAAATCCTTATCTGGAGCAGTCCGAATGGGGCTGGCAAATTGATCCTAAAGGATTACGTTATGCGCTGAACAACCTGTATGACCGCTACCAGAAGCCACTGTTCATCTCGGAAAACGGCGTGGGCGCGACAGATCAAATGAGTCCTGACGGTACGATTAACGATGATTACCGTATCGATTATCTGAAAAAACATATCGAGCAAATGAGGGAAGCGATTGAGGATGGAGTAGATCTGTTTGGCTATACCGCCTGGGGCCCAATCGACATGATCAGTGCTTCAACTTCACAGGCATCCAAGAGATACGGCTTTGTCTACGTCGATCAGGATGATCTGGGCAACGGAACACTGAACCGCTACAAGAAAAAAAGCTTTGACTGGTATAAAAAAGTGATTGAATCGGGCGGAGAAGTGCTCTAA
- a CDS encoding DMT family transporter, producing MKGSSLLLCLIWGFNFVIMKLGNGAFEPVQFAAFRFLTGTLLLFGILIWKRVPNPDRHTMKWYIICGILQTTYFNIAIQISLNYINAGLTSVLTYSMPLFLSMMAHFLIPGERLNTRRTIGIATGMMGLLFAMDIHLGGNLWAMLLGVSSAIAWALSNLIIKLKLQHCDKTQFTTWQMAFGALGLLLYSLLFERWEPHFSAASIFYILFSGIVASALAFLLWTHILTRMEASKASVTLLLVPIIGVVSGWIFLHEELKAATLLGIFLVLAGIWIVNRAGTPKLQ from the coding sequence ATGAAAGGCTCGAGCCTGCTCTTATGCCTGATCTGGGGCTTTAATTTTGTCATTATGAAATTGGGAAACGGAGCCTTTGAACCTGTACAATTTGCCGCTTTTCGGTTTCTCACCGGCACGCTGCTCCTGTTCGGAATTCTCATTTGGAAACGGGTCCCCAATCCTGACAGGCACACGATGAAATGGTATATCATCTGCGGAATTCTCCAGACTACCTATTTTAATATTGCTATTCAGATATCCCTGAACTATATTAATGCTGGCTTAACTTCCGTGCTTACGTACAGCATGCCGCTGTTTTTATCCATGATGGCCCATTTTCTTATTCCGGGTGAGCGGCTCAATACACGCAGGACGATTGGGATTGCTACAGGGATGATGGGCCTGTTATTTGCTATGGACATTCATTTGGGCGGCAATTTGTGGGCTATGCTGCTTGGGGTGAGTTCAGCGATTGCTTGGGCACTTTCCAACCTGATTATCAAGCTTAAGCTCCAGCATTGCGATAAAACCCAGTTTACGACCTGGCAGATGGCGTTCGGTGCACTCGGACTGCTATTGTATTCCCTGTTGTTTGAGCGATGGGAGCCGCATTTTAGCGCTGCGTCGATCTTTTATATTTTATTTTCCGGTATTGTGGCGTCGGCTCTGGCATTCCTGCTGTGGACCCATATTCTCACCAGAATGGAAGCAAGTAAAGCTTCTGTTACGCTGTTGCTGGTTCCTATCATCGGTGTTGTGTCCGGCTGGATCTTTCTTCACGAGGAACTCAAAGCGGCTACCTTGCTTGGCATTTTTTTAGTACTGGCGGGCATCTGGATTGTGAACCGTGCAGGGACTCCGAAGCTGCAGTAA
- a CDS encoding BglG family transcription antiterminator LicT gives MILKKALNNNVVLAEEEDAQEVIATGNGIAFNLKPGDTIDERKITKLFVVKTQDLSAKLADLLKDVKMECIEIADEIVEYARPRLAGEISDYIYLALIDHISFAIERHDRGTPIENRFLWEIKRFYREEFAIGKHALEMIRNRINITFDENEAGFIALHFVNARLDNQKLDLTLKTSKVIKDIMDIVKYHFNVEIDEDSWNYNRFVTHLKFFAQRLFAHESADPQYMNLFEDLKIKFPEEHRCVQKIGVYVNKQFEQKLTNDEMMYLMIHISRLVNRTEN, from the coding sequence ATGATTTTGAAGAAAGCGCTTAACAACAATGTAGTATTAGCAGAGGAAGAGGACGCCCAAGAGGTCATTGCAACAGGAAATGGAATCGCATTCAACCTGAAACCGGGGGATACCATCGATGAGCGGAAAATCACGAAGCTGTTTGTAGTCAAAACTCAGGATCTATCCGCGAAGCTGGCGGATTTGCTGAAAGATGTGAAGATGGAATGTATTGAAATCGCGGATGAAATCGTGGAGTATGCCAGACCGAGATTGGCCGGAGAAATTAGTGATTATATTTATCTGGCCTTGATTGACCATATTTCATTTGCTATTGAGCGGCATGATCGGGGAACCCCGATTGAAAATCGGTTTCTATGGGAAATCAAGCGGTTTTATCGCGAAGAATTCGCTATCGGAAAACATGCGCTGGAGATGATCCGTAACAGGATCAACATCACGTTCGATGAGAATGAAGCCGGGTTTATTGCTCTGCATTTCGTCAACGCTCGCCTGGATAACCAGAAGCTTGACCTGACGCTAAAAACGTCAAAAGTCATCAAGGATATTATGGATATTGTAAAATACCACTTCAATGTCGAGATTGATGAAGATTCATGGAATTACAACCGATTTGTAACTCATCTTAAATTTTTTGCCCAGCGGCTTTTTGCCCATGAATCGGCAGACCCGCAGTACATGAATTTGTTCGAAGACCTGAAAATCAAATTTCCAGAAGAGCACAGATGTGTACAAAAAATAGGGGTGTATGTGAATAAGCAGTTTGAGCAGAAATTAACCAATGATGAAATGATGTATCTTATGATTCACATTTCCAGATTGGTCAACAGAACTGAAAACTAA